A window of the Lactuca sativa cultivar Salinas chromosome 7, Lsat_Salinas_v11, whole genome shotgun sequence genome harbors these coding sequences:
- the LOC111884969 gene encoding glyceraldehyde-3-phosphate dehydrogenase GAPCP1, chloroplastic, with product MAFSSLLRSTNPPPVLEASRQSLSAPSFSSRSQVSSVKLQSTLFGASVSGESSSLQISHARCINPIKATATETPPTVPKSSTSGKTKVGINGFGRIGRLVLRIATFRDDIEVVAVNDPFIDAKYMAYMLKYDSTHGLFQGTINVVDESTLEINGKQIKVTSQRDPATIPWGDFGADYVVESSGVFTTLDTASAHKKGGAKKVVISAPSADAPMFVVGVNESTYKPNMDIVSNASCTTNCLAPLAKVVHEEFGIIEGLMTTVHATTATQKTVDGPSMKDWRGGRGAAQNIIPSSTGAAKAVGKVLPELNGKLTGMAFRVPTANVSVVDLTCRLEKKASYEDVKAAIKYASEGPMQGILGYTDEDVVSNDFVGDSRSSIFDAKAGIGLSTSFVKLVSWYDNEWGYSNRVLDLIEHMALVAAVST from the exons ATGGCTTTCTCGTCTCTTCTCCGATCGACCAACCCACCACCTGTTCTTGAAGCATCCCGTCAATCACTCTCTGCCCCTTCATTTTCTAGCCGATCACAG GTGTCATCGGTGAAGCTTCAGTCCACCTTATTTGGTGCTTCCGTTTCCGGAGAATCTTCTTCTTTACA GATATCTCACGCACGCTGCATCAATCCAATCAAAGCCACAGCCACTGAGACGCCTCCAACTGTTCCAA AGTCCAGTACCAGTGGCAAGACCAAGGTCGGAATTAATG GTTTTGGAAGAATTGGAAGGTTGGTATTGAGAATAGCAACGTTTAGAGATGACATTGAGGTTGTTGCAGTCAACGACCCTTTTATTGATGCCAAATACATG GCTTACATGTTGAAGTATGATTCTACTCATGGTCTTTTTCAAGGAACCATCAATGTTGTTGATGAATCCACTTTGGAAATCAATGGGAAGCAAATAAAAGTAACCAGCCAaag AGACCCTGCAACAATTCCATGGGGTGATTTTGGAGCTGACTATGTTGTAGAATCTTCTGGTGTTTTTACAACACTTGATACTGCTTCAGCACACAAGAAG GGTGGTGCCAAGAAGGTGGTGATCTCAGCTCCATCAGCTGATGCCCCTATGTTTGTTGTAGGGGTAAATGAGTCCACATACAAACCAAACATGGATATTGTATCGAATGCAAGCTGCACCACTAACTGCTTGGCTCCTTTGGCTAAG gtGGTTCATGAGGAGTTTGGTATCATTGAAGGTTTGATGACAACTGTACACGCAACCACAG CTACACAAAAAACCGTTGATGGACCTTCAATGAAGGATTGGCGTGGAGGACGTGGTGCTGCACAAAACATCATCCCCAGTTCCACTGGTGCTGCCAag GCTGTGGGGAAGGTGTTGCCAGAGCTAAACGGAAAGCTTACTGGAATGGCTTTTAGGGTTCCAACAGCGAATGTTTCTGTTGTGGATTTAACTTGTCGACTTGAGAAGAAAGCTTCTTATGAAGATGTGAAAGCCGCTATAAA GTATGCCTCTGAGGGTCCCATGCAAGGAATTCTCGGGTACACCGATGAAGATGTTGTGTCCAATGATTTCGTTGGTGATTCCag GTCAAGTATTTTTGATGCGAAAGCGGGGATAGGGCTAAGCACGTCATTTGTGAAGTTGGTGTCATGGTATGACAACGAATGGGGTTACAG TAACCGGGTCTTGGACCTGATAGAGCATATGGCGTTGGTGGCAGCCGTTTCCACCTGA
- the LOC111884952 gene encoding uncharacterized protein LOC111884952: MEQSKSDNHLQYNSIQSESNDSLPRSSSVKPVLNYSIRTGEEFALEFMRDRVNPRMPFVQFPAGDPGHTTNYLELKGILGISHTGSESGSEIPMLNTIERTAKDLENSSSRGAIHDYASSSSASDNSSKIKILCSFGGKILPRPSDGKLRYVGGNTRIIRIKRDIFWQELRQKVMEIYIETYAIKYQLPGEDLDALVSVSSDEDLQNMMEECSVLGIGEGSQKLRLFLFSLSDLDDSNSVHSNSGGDSEFQFVVAVNGMDMGGSRKESSMHGLMRSSANNLNELDSQNVDVPSSIPVFPSTGDKSPVETPASVPLQQNIKSPRDDLEGKLPPKPKTNEEKHHEQVHVSSKAVTPNENDSCATNSVVGPDNSGSDLIDLSYLEPPPPVVPPVAPPRVYHSERIPRGPTEFNRLTKSDDSLGSQFLVSQLQSDVDTSESIEDPASQNEENQVQNQNDGGATASGGHGHGQAQVASGVTTTGAPAASGGSRAEHGDILIDINDRFPRDFLSDVFARAMAEDSPGMGVLPQDGTNLSMNIANHEPKNWSFFQKLAGDEFRNKDDHVSLIDQDHLVFLSGLHNIKEEASVVHKDDHAKIEDEEKSTTSLQPSYNPSQMEANEGIQFEDLTENMRVPDSEYEVETRNDALPSIDLSLGDLDISSLQIIRNEDLEELRELGSGTFGTVYHGKWRGTDVAIKRIKKSCFAGRSSEQERLTIEFWREADILSKLHHPNVMAFYGVVQDGPDGTLATVTEFMVDGSLRHVLLRKDRHLDHRKRLIIAMDAAFGMEYLHSKNIVHFDLKCDNLLVNMKDSSRPICKVGDFGLSKIKRNTLVSGGVRGTLPWMAPELLNGGSNKVSEKVDVFSFGIVLWEILTREEPYANMHYGQIIGGIVNNTLRPTIPSDCDPEWRRLMEQCWAPDPVVRPSFTEITNQLRVMSAACQQQSKGHHKAS, translated from the exons ATGGAGCAATCAAAAAGCGACAACCATCTTCAATACAATTCCATTCAATCCGAGAGTAATGATTCTCTACCTAGATCATCTTCAGTTAAACCCGTGTTGAATTATTCCATCAGAACAGGTGAAGAATTTGCCCTAGAATTCATGCGGGACCGAGTAAACCCCAGAATGCCCTTTGTCCAATTTCCCGCAGGTGACCCTGGTCACACAACAAACTACCTGGAACTCAAGGGCATTTTAGGAATTAGCCATACGGGATCCGAAAGTGGGTCCGAAATCCCCATGCTCAATACTATAGAAAGAACTGCAAAGGATCTTGAAAACAGTAGTTCACGAGGAGCTATTCATGATTATGCTTCTTCTTCTAGTGCTTCAGATAATTCATCAAAAATCAAGATTTTATGTAGTTTTGGTGGTAAAATATTACCACGTCCAAGTGATGGAAAGCTAAGATATGTTGGAGGAAATACGCGAATTATCCGTATAAAAAGAGATATTTTTTGGCAAGAATTACGCCAAAAAGTGATGGAAATTTATATAGAAACTTATGCGATAAAATATCAGCTTCCTGGTGAAGATCTTGATGCTTTGGTTTCTGTTTCTTCTGATGAAGATTTACAGAATATGATGGAGGAATGCAGTGTGTTAGGTATAGGCGAAGGGTCACAAAAGCTTAGATTGTTTCTATTCTCTTTGAGTGACTTGGATGATTCCAATTCCGTCCATTCTAATTCCGGAGGGGATTCCGAATTCCAGTTTGTAGTTGCTGTAAACGGAATGGACATGGGGGGTTCAAGAAAGGAATCGAGCATGCATGGTTTAATGAGATCTTCTGCTAATAATCTAAACGAGCTTGATTCACAAAATGTCGATGTTCCATCTTCGATTCCCGTGTTCCCTTCCACAGGAGATAAATCCCCTGTAGAAACTCCGGCATCAGTCCCACTCcaacaaaatataaaatctcCCAGAGATGATTTGGAGGGAAAGTTACCTCCAAAACCTAAAACAAATGAGGAAAAACACCATGAACAAGTACACGTGTCCTCAAAAGCTGTTACACCTAATGAAAACGATTCGTGTGCAACTAACAGTGTTGTGGGTCCCGATAACTCGGGGTCTGATCTTATTGATTTGAGTTACCTTGAGCCCCCGCCACCTGTCGTGCCACCTGTTGCACCTCCACGTGTTTATCATTCCGAGAGGATCCCACGTGGGCCCACCGAGTTTAATCGGTTGACCAAGTCAGATGATTCACTCGGATCTCAATTCCTTGTTTCTCAATTACAATCCGATGTTGACACATCGGAATCCATTGAAGATCCAGCTTCTCAAAATGAAGAAAATCAGGTTCAGAATCAGAATGATGGTGGTGCTACCGCCAGTGGTGGTCATGGTCATGGTCAGGCTCAGGTGGCTAGTGGTGTCACCACCACCGGTGCTCCGGCGGCTAGTGGTGGTTCCCGGGCGGAGCATGGGGACATTCTGATTGATATAAACGACCGGTTTCCGCGTGATTTTTTATCTGATGTGTTTGCAAGGGCAATGGCGGAAGATTCACCTGGAATGGGTGTATTACCACAAGATGGAACAAATTTGAGCATGAACATTGCAAATCATGAACCTAAAAACTGGTCTTTTTTCCAGAAATTAGCAGGTGATGAGTTCAGAAACAAGGATGATCATGTTTCTCTTATCGATCAAGATCATCTTGTGTTTTTATCTGGACTTCACAATATTAAAGAAGAAGCTTCTGTGGTCCATAAAGATGATCATGCTAAAATTGAAGATGAAGAAAAGTCAACAACATCTTTGCAACCGAGTTACAATCCTTCGCAGATGGAAGCCAATGAGGGGATACAGTTTGAGGATTTAACAGAAAACATGAGAGTTCCAGATTCAGAGTATGAG GTTGAAACAAGAAATGATGCGCTACCTTCTATCGATCTTTCTTTGGGTGATCTTGATATCAGTTCTTTACAG ATTATAAGAAATGAAGATCTTGAAGAGTTAAGGGAGCTTGGATCTGGTACTTTTGGTACAGTGTACCATGGAAAATGGAGAGGGACAGATGTCGCGATCAAGCGCATCAAGAAAAGCTGTTTTGCAGGGAGATCATCTGAACAAGAAAGACTG ACAATAGAGTTTTGGAGGGAAGCTGATATTCTGTCAAAGCTTCATCATCCAAATGTAATGGCATTTTATGGTGTAGTACAAGATGGGCCTGATGGAACTTTAGCTACTGTAACAGAATTCATGGTTGATGGCTCATTAAGACATGTTTTACTTCGCAAAGATAG GCATCTTGATCACCGAAAGAGGCTTATAATTGCAATGGATGCAGCATTTGGAATGGAATATCTACACTCAAAGAACATTGTTCATTTCGATTTAAAATGTGACAATTTGTTGGTGAACATGAAAGATTCTTCTCGCCCTATATGCAAG GTAGGTGACTTTGGACTTTCAAAAATCAAACGCAACACTTTGGTTTCAGGTGGAGTTAGAGGAACACTCCCATGGATGGCTCCAGAGCTACTAAATGGTGGCAGCAATAAAGTTTCTGAGAAG GTTGATGTTTTCTCATTTGGGATTGTGTTATGGGAGATTCTTACTCGCGAAGAGCCATATGCAAATATGCATTATGGTCAAATCATAG gtgGTATTGTGAACAACACACTTAGACCCACAATTCCAAGTGATTGTGATCCGGAGTGGAGAAGGTTGATGGAGCAATGTTGGGCCCCGGATCCGGTTGTGAGGCCGTCTTTTACAGAAATAACAAATCAATTACGGGTCATGTCTGCTGCTTGTCAGCAACAGAGTAAAGGGCATCACAAGGCGTCCTAG
- the LOC111884953 gene encoding GRAS family protein RAD1, whose product MEEFNHFGFSSTNIHQHLPIRRFSQAARVEEHHQFLSDDHNSSWELLHHLDDQVYPPEMAPASADSMEEFQFVDSFFNIENIYNEDSSYNNSFFPEVVLDDTFLIPDDNGDFPMMIDMSMSSSYEDATSPEMSVQPAATVDNQDHVNVNGVDDGLQLVHLLLACAEAVGCRDTQLADSILSQIWYSANPFGDSLQRVSYCFAMGLKSRLIHLQKGTISMANNWEEGDVTREEKIEAFHLLHQTTPYISFGFMVANDAIVQAAQGKDQIHIIDLGMEHTLQWPSLIRTLASTKLIRITGILGERGETAELESEMESVVAGANSVGIEVQFRLIPGPATPAMLTRENLGIKEGESLFVNSILHLHTYVKESRGSLKTILQAIKKLGPTLLTVAEQDANHNGPFFLGRFLESLHYYSAIFDSLEARMGRNSMERMKIERNHFAEEIRNIVAYEGTERVERHERADQWRRQLGRAGFQVVAGMKDRQAMVMKSLGGGDGYTVGNDQKGNVLLGWKGRPIMLAAAWLPSSSS is encoded by the coding sequence ATGGAAGAATTCAACCATTTTGGGTTCTCTTCCACCAATATTCATCAACACCTACCAATTCGCCGGTTTTCACAGGCAGCACGTGTTGAAGAACACCACCAATTCCTATCGGATGATCATAACTCATCATGGGAGCTCCTTCATCACCttgatgatcaagtttatccACCGGAAATGGCTCCTGCTTCTGCGGATTCCATGGAAGAGTTTCAATTTGTCGACAGCTTCTTCAACATTGAAAATATCTACAATGAAGACTCATCATATAATAACTCTTTCTTCCCTGAAGTTGTTCTTGATGACACTTTCTTGATCCCTGACGACAATGGAGATTTTCCGATGATGATCGATATGAGTATGAGCAGTTCATATGAAGATGCTACCTCGCCGGAAATGTCTGTACAACCGGCAGCCACCGTAGACAACCAGGATCATGTGAACGTAAATGGTGTCGACGACGGTTTACAACTGGTCCACCTCCTCTTAGCCTGTGCAGAGGCGGTGGGTTGCCGGGACACTCAACTCGCCGACTCAATTCTCTCCCAGATTTGGTACTCTGCTAACCCTTTTGGTGATTCCTTACAAAGGGTATCCTATTGTTTTGCAATGGGGTTAAAATCAAGACTTATCCATCTTCAAAAGGGTACCATTTCAATGGCGAACAATTGGGAAGAAGGTGATGTCACGAGGGAGGAGAAGATCGAAGCTTTTCATCTCCTCCACCAGACGACACCATACATTTCGTTCGGATTCATGGTGGCAAACGACGCCATTGTTCAAGCGGCCCAAGGGAAAGATCAAATCCACATTATCGATTTGGGAATGGAACACACGCTCCAGTGGCCGTCATTGATAAGAACCCTAGCATCAACAAAACTCATCCGGATCACCGGAATTTTAGGAGAACGGGGAGAAACGGCGGAGTTGGAATCGGAAATGGAATCCGTGGTCGCCGGAGCGAATTCCGTCGGAATTGAAGTACAGTTCCGACTGATTCCAGGGCCAGCCACTCCGGCGATGCTAACGAGAGAGAATCTAGGAATAAAAGAAGGTGAATCGTTGTTTGTAAACAGCATACTCCATTTGCATACGTATGTGAAGGAGAGCAGAGGTTCCCTGAAAACGATACTTCAGGCGATCAAGAAGTTAGGGCCGACGCTGCTAACGGTGGCGGAGCAAGACGCGAACCACAACGGGCCGTTTTTTCTCGGGCGATTTCTTGAATCGTTACATTATTATTCGGCGATATTTGATTCATTGGAAGCAAGAATGGGGAGAAACAGTATGGAGAGGATGAAGATTGAGAGGAATCACTTTGCGGAGGAGATAAGGAATATAGTGGCGTATGAGGGAACAGAAAGGGTGGAGAGACATGAGAGAGCTGATCAATGGCGGCGGCAGTTGGGGAGGGCGGGATTTCAGGTGGTGGCCGGAATGAAAGACCGGCAAGCTATGGTGATGAAGAGTTTAGGCGGTGGTGATGGGTATACAGTGGGGAATGATCAGAAAGGGAATGTTTTGCTTGGTTGGAAAGGGAGGCCGATCATGCTGGCGGCGGCTTGGCTGCCAAGCTCCTCCTCCTAG